The following DNA comes from Picosynechococcus sp. PCC 7003.
CCGTTTTAAAGGCGATGCCTGGGGGAATGGTGCGGTTATTGACGGTGCCGCCGCGATCTTGGCCTGCAATGGGTAGGAGATCGAATATGGTGAAGGGTTGTCCTTGGAGTTTGCTATCGATGGCTTGGAGCATTGCTACGGCAGCGCGGGGGGAGATTTTATTTTCGACACCGAGGCCAGACCCGTTAATGAGCTGGATTTCTGAGCTGGGAATATTCAGGCTTTGGGCAATGTCTGTTCCCATGGCTGGGCCACCATTAAGGTTCTGGGCGATCGCCTCGGCTACGGCATTGTTGCTGTAGAGGTTCATTTGTTTGAGGATGTCGGCCAGGGTCAAGGATTGATGGCTGAGGACGAGGGTTGCACCATCGGGTAAGGCTTGGCGAGTAAGGATTTTCCCGGCGATCGCCACCTGGGGACGAGACGGACGCTCCGATATTTGTTGATATTGGGTTTCAATGGTGTCGTTCCAGGCACGTTGATCGAGGGCGAGGCGTAAACTGTCTCCTGAAACTTCAGGATCGGCAAGATAGTTCATCATAAAATCACCGACAACGATTAAATCCCCCTCAATTTGACGAATCCCAGCTTGATTTAGGGCATTTCCCAGGGCGATCGCCTCTTCCCAAACAAATAAAGGATCGCCACCCGCCTCAATAACCAAATCTCCCTGGACTAGACCATCGACCACCGTCCCTGTTGTATAGACATGAGTGGTAAAGCGATGGGTTAACGGCCACTGCTCCAAGGCCGCTAGGGTCGTCGCAATTTTCGTTAGCGAGGCCGCCGACAACGGTTGATTTCCCTGGTGACTCCCCAGGGTTGACCAAGCTGATTCTAGCCAAATGCCCTGTAACGCCGGATCTTTGCCCCCAGACTCTAATTGAGCTAAGTATCGATCCAGGATGGTTTGGGTATTGGTATCCCGTTGGTAGCGAATCTCAAAGAGGCCCGCTTCTTGCCATTGCAAGTTTGAGTAGGGGGCGATCGCCAAATCTGTTCCTTCCCCTTGCTGAAAGAAGCTCAAAAAACCTAAAACTCCCAAAGTTAACCCATTCAACATACCGTAAACCCCCATTGATCCCAGTCAATGCAAAATCACAATCAAAATTTGGGTCAATGATATCAACATCAAAATCTTCTCAGCCGTGACTTCAGTGACCCAACAGGCTTCTGGTAATATGTTGAAGGCTTCTATTCCTGATAAAAATGTCATCGACACGCGCAAAAATAGCCGTAGACGCTATGGGGGGAGATTATGCTCCAGACGAAATCGTTGCTGGGGCGATCCGAGCCGTAGAAGAACTCAACGTAGAAGTTTTTCTAGTCGGTGACCCTGTCCGCATTCAAAAATATTTGGACGAACATTCGTCCCCAGCCACCCAGTTTCTCCATGTGGTAGAGGCCGAAGGGGTAGTGGAAATGTGCGAAGAACCCCTCGTGGCCATTCGACGCAAGCCCAAAGCCTCAATCAATGTATCGATGCAGCTTGTCCGCAAAAAGCAAGCCGATGCCGTCGTTTCAGCGGGGCATTCTGGGGCGGCAATGGCGGCTGCTCTCTTGAAACTAGGTCGCATTAAAGGCATTGATCGGCCTGCAATTGGCGCCGTATTTCCGACCCTTGATCCCGAACGGTCGGTGATTGTGCTAGACGTGGGGGCAAACGTTGATAGTCGCCCAAAATATCTGGAGCAGTTTGCCCTGATGGGCACCATTTACAGCAAATATGTATTGGGGAATAAAGAGCCACAGGTTGGTTTATTGAATATTGGCGAAGAGGCGTCCAAGGGCAATGAACTGGCCCTCAAAACCCACGAATTATTGAGTGGTAACCCCGCAATTCCTTTCAAAGGGAACGCCGAAGGACGAGATGTGCTCTCCGGTGAATTTGATGTGGTGGTCTGTGATGGTTTTACGGGGAATATCCTCTTAAAATTTGCGGAATCAGTCGGCTCGGTACTCCTACAAATCCTAAAAGAAGAGTTACCCCGTGGTCTGCGGGGCAAGCTTGGGGCAGCGGTATTAACCCCAAACCTCAAACGGATTAAGCAACGCATCGATCATGCAGAACATGGTGGGGCGCTGCTATTTGGGGTGGCTGGGGTGTGTATCATTAGTCACGGTAGTTCAAAGGCTCCTTCTATTTTTAATGCGATTCGTTTGGCAAAAGAGGCAATTGACAATCAGGTAATCCAACGGATTCAAAATTATACGGAGGAACATCAAGCCTTGCTTGAGCAAACAAACTCCACAGCCACGCCGCTCTCTGAAGTGGCGTCTAGTGCCATGATAGAAAAAAGTGAGTGAATGAATTACTATCAGATGAATCATCTCCGAGGAAGAAAGGGAGTCGAGCATTGAAATTTGATGGGGCAGGCATTGCCATTACAGGAAGTGGCTCTGCCACACCAAAAGCGGTTATCCATAACGAGGATCTCAGCCAGTTAGTAGAGACTTCCGATGAATGGATTCGCACGAGAACGGGCATCGCAAATCGTCATTTACTCCCGGAAGATAGTAGTTTGAGTGAACTGGCGGCAGCAGCAGCAAAAAAGGCGATCGCCGCTGCCCATTTGCATCCAGAAGAAATTGATTTGATTATCTTGGCGACCTCCACACCGGATGATTTGTTTGGTAGTGCCGGGAAAGTACAGCAGTTGATCGGCGCGAAGAATTCCACCGCCTTTGATCTAACGGCTGCCTGTTCTGGGTTTGTGTTCGGTTTAGTGACGGCCGCACAGTATATTCGGACGGGCACATTTCAAAAGGTTGTTGTGATTGGTGCAGATGTGTTGTCCCGGTGGGTGGACTGGGGCGATCGCACTACCTGCGTGTTGTTTGGCGATGGTGCAGGGGCCGTAGTCTGTCAAAGCAGTCCCCAAGATCAGTTGCTCGGCTTTGAGATGTACAGCGATGGTAGCCAAAATGAATGTCTGAATCTTGCCTACGAAGGTCATCCGAAGTATTTAATCCATGATGTGTCGATTCAAAAGGGTGGTTATCAAGCAATCACCATGAATGGGCGTGAAGTTTATCGCTTTGCGGTGGCAAAGGTGCCGGAAGTGATCGAAAAAACCTTATTCCGGGCAGATCTGACCACAGACGACATTGATTGGCTCATTCTTCATCAGGCAAATCAACGGATCATCGATGCCGTGGCAAAACGGTTAAAGCTGCCCTCAGAAAAGGTAATTGCCAATCTCCAGGAATATGGAAACACCTCCGCTGCTTCGATTCCCATTGCCCTCGATGAAGCGGTGCGGACTGGCAAAATCAAACCGGGTCAAACGGTCGCCACTTCTGGGTTTGGTGCTGGTTTATCTTGGGGATCGGCTATTTTTAAATGGGGTCTCCCTCACTAAAAGGCGATCGCCCTCTGAAGAAAATTACGTGAGTAAAAATATTACGCTGGGGCAAAAAAATAAAACAAGCATACCAATGCCTAAAAAATTACCTTTGAGTGGATTGAAATCATCCATAATTTTCTGCCATGGTAAGCGAAATATATACCTGCCAAAATACAAATCTAAAGACAGCATCACCATGACCCAAATCAAGCCAATCCCGGCACATTCAAGCAGATTTTGAGGCTTTATCCAAGGCAAGCAAAACCAGGCAATTAAAGTAAAAAGAATAATTCCTGAGCCGAGGCTAATATTTTTCCCTTTGCGGCGACCAAATTTTTTCTGGAGATATCTCACACGTAAATTGCCATTCATGATTTCTCCGAAGGCAATTAGAATTCCAACCAGAAAAGCTCTAACAATCATCGCTCATTCGCTTGAAGTAAAAGATGGCTTCGCTATTTATGAATTCAACTTTTTTGCAATATATACTCCATAACTGTAATTGGCTTTGTATTGCTCATATAGTCTAATTTCATGCGTTTCCATCTCGACGATACCTTGGGCTTCCTCACAATTATTATTTCGGTTTAAAAAGTCTTGAAAACGAGCTTGCATCGGTTGATAATAATTTTCCAACCAACAATGTTCTGGCAAAATAAAATAACCAATGGGGGAATAGCCGTTCTGTTCGAGTAGGGCAATTTTCGCAGAGGCCACGTCAATTTCCGGATATTCAACTTCCCAATGTTCTTGGATTTCTGCCGGACGAGAATTGGTTAACCAAGTGATTTCTGAAACGACTAATAGTCCACCTGGTTTTAGGTAACGGTACCAGTCTTTGATCCCTTTTTCAAAGCCAATATTATAGATCGCCCCTTCAGACCAAATGATGTCAAATTCCGCATCGTTAAAAGGTAAATTCTCCATGGAACAACACAGAGGAGAAATATTTTCTGCTAGTCCCTGTTTTTTGGCTCGATCTGCCAGAACATCCAGAAAATCTTGGAGGAAATCGACTGCGGTAATCTGCGCGTTTAATTGTTCTGCAAGTACCAACGTCGAAGCCCCTGTTCCACAACCAATGTCAGCAATTTTTAAGGGGGCAGTTTTGTCTATCCTCGACAGATTAAGAGCCAGTTGAGTTTCTAGCTCTCCTCCAGGCCCTTGACGTTCAGCATTTTTATGGAGGTCTATTAATAGTTGATAATCGTCCACTGATTCATCCTGATAAATACCTATCTTTCTTCACTATAACCCAGATGAACTAGAGGTCAATACTCACCTCAGGCGATCGCCATTATCTGCCATCTTCCACAGTTCAAAATATTATTTTTTGAATCACATTAAAATGAACTTATCTTTGTTTGTTTTTCATGATCGACTTAACCATCTTTCCAAACTGCCTATCTTTTTTTCTTTTTTCAAGGTAGGACATTTCATTAAATGTCGATTCCTTTTTCATTTTCAGATAATTTTGATAACGTTTTTCGGAGAGATCATCAACTTCTATGGCAGCGAGAACGGCACAACCTTTTTCATTTGTATGGGAACAATTGGAAAATTTACAGTTTTTTGAAAGTTCTATAATTTCCGAAAAGGTTTCATCTAATCCTTCATCTATAGATATACTCCCAAGCTCTCTCATACCCGGAGTGTCTATGATCATTGCCCCATTTTTGAGGCGAACGAGTTGACGACTGGTGGTTGTGTGACGACCTTTACTCTGGATTTTACTGACGGATTGCGTTTCATATTTTTCAGAACCGATGATGCGGTTTAATAAAGTTGTTTTACCAACACCAGAAGAACCGAGTAGACAGTAAGACCATTCACTCTTGAGTAAACTGATTACTTGGTCAATATTTTCTTGGTTTAAGTTGCTAAACTCTAGGACTAGATTATGGGGGGCGATCGCCAGAACTTTTTGCTTAATTTCTAATATTTTATCCTTGGGGATAAGGTCACATTTACTCAGGAGAATAATTGGTTCAATGCCGCTTTCATTAATCATTACGAGATAGCGTTCTAGCCTGCGCAGATTAAAATTTTCATTCAAAGATTGAATAATGAAGGCAACATCAATATTGGCAGCAATTAATTGAAAATCAACCGTTTTTCCCGCTGTTTTTCTTTGTAGCAGCGTTTTTCTGGGGAAAATACCATAGATGATGGCATGGGTATCATTATCAAAAAAATCAGCATATACCCAGTCGCCCGTAGTGGGTAGATCCTGAGATGATTCGACACGATACAGCAGATTTCCTGACAATTCGGCGAATATTTCTGCTCCTCCCTTGGTTATGGTGTAGCTATCTTTGTGCACAGCAACGACCCGAGCAATATCGTGTGCGGCAATCATCACCTCATCTACTCGACTCTTAAACCAGTCGCTATATCCGAAACAGTTGAGATCGCTCATCATCCATGCCCTGTTTTGTGCCTACTGCTACATCCAACTAGGCGATCGCCGTTGATCGGTTTGCTCGTAATCCTTTTAAACCAAGAAGATCCTAAATCAATCCGATGTTGCCGGAGTCAGAGTAACAATGCCATAAGCTTCTGGATTGAGATAGTTTTGGACAGATTTTTGAATGGTTTCCAAGGTAATATTTTGCAGCAGTTCAGGATACGTTAAAGCGGGTTCCAGATCCCGTAAAAGGGAATAATAGTAACCATATAAATTTGTGCGATCGCTAGGACGTTCATTGCCAAAAATAAAGCGATTGGCCACTTGGGTTTTAACCCGCTCTAATTCGTTGGGCAAAATTGATGCGTCCCGAATGGTTTGGATTTGCTCGATAATCGCTGCTTCTACGGCAGGAATATTTTCCGCTGGCAATTGGGCGGAAATGTAAAAAATCCCCTGTTGTTTTTGGGTGAAATTGCTAACACTAATTTGGGTAACAAGACCTCTTTGTTCCCGGAGATCCTGTACGAGGCGCGAAACTTTGCCTTGTCCTAACACCGTCGCCAAAATGTCGAGGGCATAGGTTTCCTCTAGATCGGTTAAGCCCGGCACACGCCACATCATCACCAAGCGCGCCTGCTGGAGGCCATCATCTTCGTAGTGGCGACGCACAATTGTCTCAAAGGGCGCTTCAGGGGCATGGTTATCAAAAATCGGCACCGACGGGGTTGTTTGCGGTTGGTGGAGTCGATCAAAGGCTTCGGCAACGAGATCAATGAGGCGATCGCCCTCTAAATTCCCGGCAACAGCGGCAGTCATGCGCTGGGGCTGGTACCAAAACCCGTGAAAATCTCGCATTTGTTGAGCTTGGAGATTTTCGATTACCTCACTAGGGCCGAGGACTGGACGACGGTAGGGCAATCGTTCAAATCCCGTTTCAATGGCGCGAAAATAGGTGCGGCGCCGGGGATTATCTTCAGAACGACGAATTTCTTCGAGCACCACATGGCGTTCCCGTTCAAAAGCGGCATCGGGAATGCTGGGATTTAGCACCACATCTAGTTGGAGGGGCGCAAGTTCCGCAAAATCCTGGGGGGCACAGGTAATGTAATAGTGAGTATATTCTTGGCTCGTGGCGGCGTTGGTGACGGCTCCCTTGGCTTCGATGCGCTGTTCAAATTCGCCATTCCCAATTTGGGGAGTCCCCTTAAAGACCATGTGCTCCAGGAAATGGGCCATGCCATTAATACTGTTGGCTTCCACGGCAGACCCCACATTGAGCCACACATTAAGACTCACGGCGTCAACCGGCACCTGCTCGGCAATGATTGTCAACCCATTGGCAAGGGTCTTAATCGTTGGTTGGTTGAGGCGTGGGCTGGGCACTAGGATGGAGGTCATGGGGCGAAGCGTTGGCAATTCAAAGTTTTTCCGTGTTTTTACTTTAACGCAATGTTGTTCATCGAGTTTTTACAGAAGGTTTTTGGGGACAGGTTTTTAGGCTTTTTTCTGGTGGTAACGCATCTGGGAGGAGAGGCAATTTACATTCTGTTGTTGAGTTTGTATTACTGGCTCTTGGATCCCCGTCGGGGTCGGCTACTAACCCTCATTTTGACCCTGAGTGTGATCAGCAATATTGTTCTGAAAAATGCTTTTGCTTTGCCCCGCCCCTATGTGGTGAATCCGGCGGTGATCACCCCAGAGGCGTTTCATACGGAGGGTAGTTTTAGTTTTCCCAGCGGCCATGCCCAAGGAATTACAACATTTTGGGGGGCGATCGCCTGGCTGCATCAAAAAGTCTGGCTATGGGGTGTGGCGATTGGGATCATTGTTTTGGTTTGTCTCTCGCGGCTGTATTTAGGGGTGCATTTCCCGGTAGATGTGGCTGCTGGGATGCTTTTGGGAATTTTTTGGATCAGCATTGGCCTGTGGCTCAATGGGATGATTACCTTACCGGATTACCATTGGTGGCAAAAAATTGGCTTTTGGGGTCTAGGGGGATTGGTGGCGATCGCCTTACCGGGCTTGGCGGATTTGCTGGGGATTTTCTGCGGCTTTTTTGTGCTCCCCAGCATCACCTTTACACCTCCCCAGGGCTACCGCGAAAAATTTATGCTCGGATTTGGCGGATTGGTGATCCTAATCCTCAGTTACCTACTGCTAAAAGGGGCAAGCCTGCGGCTGCCCCCAAGTGGCCTGGTTAATTATGGTCGATATTTGGCGATCGCCCTCATCGTTACAGAAGGTATCCCCCGTCTCTGGCAACGCCTCCACCCAGTAAGATAAAAGCACGCCACATCGCACAAATTCATGACTCAAGACTTTGATCTCAACCCGACTATTCCCGTCGCCCCCGCTAATTTTCGTTCTGGTTTTGTCGCCCTGATCGGTCGCCCCAATGTGGGCAAATCCACCCTAATGAATCAACTGATCGGTCAAAAAGTGGCGATCACTTCCCCCGTGGCCCAAACCACCCGCAATCGCCTCCGGGGCATCCTTTCTACCGACCAAGCGCAGATTATTTTTGTTGATACCCCTGGGATCCACAAACCCCACCATGAGCTAGGAAAAATTTTGGTCAAAAACGCCCGCAGTACCGTCGGCGCTGTGGATTTAGTGGTGTTTATCGTTGATGGTGCCGTCCCCCTGGGTAAAGGCGATCAATTTATCGCGGATTTTTTGGTGAAGACCGAAGCCAAAGTAATCCTTGGGGTCAACAAAATCGACCAACGTCCAGACAACCGCCCGGAGATTCTCGCCTCCTACCAAGCCCTCGCCACCCAAAACCATTGGCAACTCCAAGAATTTTCGGCCCTCGCTGGCGATCGCCTCCCCGAACTCCAAGACAAACTCATTAATACCCTTGATCCCGGCCCTTACTACTATCCTCCCGACCTCGTCACCGACCAGCCCGAACGCTTCATCATGGCAGAACTAATCCGCGAACAAATTCTGCTCCACACCCGCCAAGAAATACCTCATTCCGTGGCGATCGCCATCGAACAGGTCAATGAAACCGAAGCCTTGACCGAAGTGCGGGCCGCTATCAACGTTGAACGCAATTCCCAAAAAGGAATCATTATCGGCAAAAAAGGGGCCATGCTCAAAACCATTGGTACTGCTGCCCGCCAACAGATCCAAAAACTTATTGCTGGGAAAGTCTATCTGGAACTTTTCGTTAAAGTTCAGCCCAAATGGCGCCAATCCCGCACCCGCCTCGCCGAACTTGGGTATCGCCTCGAAGACAACTAAGTCTGCACCTTGGGAAGAACGCCATCAATAACAAAGACTCCAAACCAAAAGGTGACTGGAGTCTCAGGGGGCATCCACTAGGGACGCAATTTCAATTTTATCGCTGCGCAGACGTAGCCTAACCCTCATCAGAGTTACGCAACTGGGGGCTAGGTTTTGGCGTGCGAGGCCGTCCAGATGACGTGCGACCACGCCGACTGTCACCCCTTCTCCCCCGGGAAGCACCAGAGGAACGCTCCCTCTGGCTGCTGTCGCCATCATGGCTACCGTACACATCCAAAGAAACTTTCCGCTGAGGATCGGCGGCAGACCCATTAAGTACGGTTGCAATGGCCCGTAGATTTCGCCCGCCACGGCCAAAAACCTTTCCCTTATCCTCTTGCTCAAAAGCAACACGAATTAAAACCCGGTTGCTACCAGATAGCTGTTCGCAATCCATCGCCAAGGATTGGGGATCATCAAGCAATGGCTCTAGGAGAAATTTGGTTAATTTTTCGTAGTTTGCCGTTGCCGAATTGGATGCACTAGACAGATCGTCTAAATTAGACATTAAACTTGGTCGAATACTTTAGCTTTTTCGAGGAGGTCACGCACTGTTCCGGTCGGTTGAGCACCTTCTTTGAGACGCTTGACGATCGCCGGCACATTCAGGCGAGTTTCATCAGTGCGGGGATTATAAAATCCGAGTTCTTCTAGGGGACGACCATCACGGCGGCTGGTGCTTTGGGCAGCCACAAGACGATAGCTAACTTCTCTTTTTTTACCAAAACGCTTTAGACGGAGCTTTACCATTTGTTTTAACTGTGAAAAATTTCTATAGAAATAACTATAACAGAGCCAATATACAATCAAAACATAAGCACTAAAGGATGTCAATTTCCCCTGGCGACGTCTAGCAGTCCAGCAGCAGGGTTGGCAAGAATTGTTTATGATCAGTTTAGTTGAAGTTTTGTGAAGAATCTTGACTCTAGCACTCAATTCTCCGTTTTTGGCAACGTCTAAAGAGCGTCAGTGGAACTGTTTGGAACCCATCTGGCAAGGGGGGATAGCCGAGGTACAAAGGGGACTACCCCATAACCAACTTGCCCCCCCCTGGCAAATTTTGCTCCTGGGGGATGGTTCACCGACGCGCCACCTGGGTCTACTGACACGGGAGAAAATTGAGGTCGATGTGATCGATATGTCCCCCATTGGTACGGATAATGATGGGGCACCGAGTTTGATTTCTGCGATCCCCACGCCCCATTTACGCCGCCAGGTGTGGTTGCGAACGGCTGGAGGACAACGTTTGGCCTATGCAACTTCCTGGTGGGATGCGAACCATGTGGATGACTATTTGCAAAATCGCAGTTTGCCCATTTGGGAGAGTTTGTCGCGGCTCCACACGGAACTCTACCGAGATATTCAAGGGATTTATCTGGGGCGATCGCCAATCTTAGAGGCGGCATTTCAGGAAAAAGGGCCTTTCTGGGGCCGACATTACCTGTTTTGGCACGATGGCAAACCCTTAACCTTAATTTATGAGGTATTTTCGCCCTATTTGCGCAAATATCTAGGGCAACCGAGCCAAGAATTTCCCCAATAAAAAATGCCCCATCCCCAGGCGATCGCCACCATCAAGACGGGGTTAATGTTTCTTATTTTGGTTGATGTTTAGCGGTGCTTAAAAAAATTAAACTAAGGCCGCCGGTTGGGCTTTTTCGGCAAAGATTTTGGCAATCACCTCTTCAACCACCTTATCGGGGGTAGAGGCACCGGAGGTGACACCAATTTTGAGTTTTCCAGCCGGGAGCCAATGGGTTTGGGTCGTGATTTCACCATCGAGGGGTTTGTGGGCAATGGTGTTATTCCCCAATAGGCGATCGCCGCTGTCGATGTGGTAGGAAGGGATATTGCGCTCGACGGCGATTTCCTGAAGGTGGGTGGTGTTGGAAGAGTTAAAGCCACCAATGACAACCATCAGATCCAAATCTTTTTCCACGAGGTCAAACATCGCATCTTGGCGCTCCTGGGTGGCATCACAGATGGTATTGAAGCTCATGAAGTGATCATTAATTTCTGTCGGGCCAAACTTTTCGAGCATCGTTTGTTCAAACAGTTTGCCCATCTGTTCCGTTTCGCTCTTGAGCATGGTCGTTTGATTGGCTACACCGACGCGGTCTAGGTCTTTGTCGGGGTCGAACCCTTCAGAATAGGCATTTTTAAATTTGTCGAGGAATGCTTGGCGATCGCCCCCATGGAGAATGTAATTTCGCACATATTCCGCTTCTTCTAAGTTCAAGAGAATTAAATAAGTCCCCGCAAAAGAACTGGTGGCCACCGTTTCTTCGTGTTTATACTTACCGTGAATAATTGAGGTGTAATTTTTCTTTTTGTGCTTCTCAACGGAATTCCACACCTTAGAAACCCAAGGGCAGGTAGTGTCCACAATCGTACAACCGCGATCATTGAGCAGTTGCATTTCTTGCACCGTCGCCCCAAAGGCCGGCAGGATCACCACATCGCCGTTCGCCACACCACTAAAGTCCTTAGCGCCATCAACTACCTCAATAAAATGGACATTCATTTCCTTGAGACGATTATTCACCGAGGGGTTGTGGATAATTTCGTTCGTCACCCAGATTTTTTCCGTGGGGAAATGTTTCCGGGTTTCGTAGGCCATGGCCACGGCCCGTTCTACCCCCCAACAAAAGCCAAACGCCTCCGCCAGGTAAATGGTGACATCACCACGGGTTAACTCATAGTTGTTGTCACGGATCTCTTGGATCAGGCTACTTTGATATTCGCTGGTCATCATGCCAGCCACTTCATCTTTATGGCCAAATCCTTGGCGATAGTAATTTTCAGAGTGATTTAGGGAACGTTTAAAGGCTTTGGTATCCATAGGGCACGGGAGATCAACTGATACGCTTCAGTCAAAGATCATAGCGAATTCTTGGGGCGATCCCTAATCTTTAGGAGTCTCTTCGGTTTTGGACGTTTCCTCTAACTCAGGAGAAACTTCTGTTTCCGCCTGGGTTGCCGCTTCAGTTGATTCCGCTTGGGGCTCCTCTGGGGGAGCAGTATCCGCCGTTGGTGCGTCTGCTTCGGCAAAGATTTGCTCAATATCTGCGTCCCCTTCTGGCGTGGTCGATCCCCTTGGGGCTGGGGTGGCTGCAGGTTTCCGCCCAAATAGCCGACCAAAGGAAAATCCTTTTTTAGAGGGTTGTGCCGTGATTGGTGGGGCGGTGATGGCGTCGCTTGCTGTTTCTGTGGCTGCAGTAGCCGATGCTTCTACAGATGTCTCGGCAGGAACCTCGGTAGTTTTTGGCGCGGGAACTGGATCTGTAGAGTCAGTTTCGTCTGAATCTTTTGGTGCAGAGGGCGTTGTTGGTTCTGGGGTGGGCTCTTCGGCTGCTGGAGATGCAACTGGGGCTGTTTCGGTAGACTCAGAAGGGACAGGAGTTTCTGGAGTTTCCGTTTCAGGGGCAGTGGTTTTAGAGGAATCAGGAGAAGCTTTTTGGGTCTTTTTAGTGGCGGGAACAGATGCAGCTTTAGGCTTTTTAAAACGGTCTTTGACGTAGCCGACCAGAGAAACTTTGTCGAGGTTGGGGATTTTGCTGGGATCGGCGATCGCCTGGCGTAGTCGGAGGGTTTCCCAGGCAAACCA
Coding sequences within:
- a CDS encoding class I SAM-dependent methyltransferase; amino-acid sequence: MDDYQLLIDLHKNAERQGPGGELETQLALNLSRIDKTAPLKIADIGCGTGASTLVLAEQLNAQITAVDFLQDFLDVLADRAKKQGLAENISPLCCSMENLPFNDAEFDIIWSEGAIYNIGFEKGIKDWYRYLKPGGLLVVSEITWLTNSRPAEIQEHWEVEYPEIDVASAKIALLEQNGYSPIGYFILPEHCWLENYYQPMQARFQDFLNRNNNCEEAQGIVEMETHEIRLYEQYKANYSYGVYIAKKLNS
- the era gene encoding GTPase Era → MTQDFDLNPTIPVAPANFRSGFVALIGRPNVGKSTLMNQLIGQKVAITSPVAQTTRNRLRGILSTDQAQIIFVDTPGIHKPHHELGKILVKNARSTVGAVDLVVFIVDGAVPLGKGDQFIADFLVKTEAKVILGVNKIDQRPDNRPEILASYQALATQNHWQLQEFSALAGDRLPELQDKLINTLDPGPYYYPPDLVTDQPERFIMAELIREQILLHTRQEIPHSVAIAIEQVNETEALTEVRAAINVERNSQKGIIIGKKGAMLKTIGTAARQQIQKLIAGKVYLELFVKVQPKWRQSRTRLAELGYRLEDN
- a CDS encoding D-alanyl-D-alanine carboxypeptidase, producing MLNGLTLGVLGFLSFFQQGEGTDLAIAPYSNLQWQEAGLFEIRYQRDTNTQTILDRYLAQLESGGKDPALQGIWLESAWSTLGSHQGNQPLSAASLTKIATTLAALEQWPLTHRFTTHVYTTGTVVDGLVQGDLVIEAGGDPLFVWEEAIALGNALNQAGIRQIEGDLIVVGDFMMNYLADPEVSGDSLRLALDQRAWNDTIETQYQQISERPSRPQVAIAGKILTRQALPDGATLVLSHQSLTLADILKQMNLYSNNAVAEAIAQNLNGGPAMGTDIAQSLNIPSSEIQLINGSGLGVENKISPRAAVAMLQAIDSKLQGQPFTIFDLLPIAGQDRGGTVNNRTIPPGIAFKTGTLNQVSALAGVMPTQTQGNIWFAIINNGTWDVSGYRQQQDQLLQTLSEQWPVIPPVDSTQKSSPDYFGNPERIQAK
- a CDS encoding KH domain-containing protein, whose translation is MSNLDDLSSASNSATANYEKLTKFLLEPLLDDPQSLAMDCEQLSGSNRVLIRVAFEQEDKGKVFGRGGRNLRAIATVLNGSAADPQRKVSLDVYGSHDGDSSQRERSSGASRGRRGDSRRGRTSSGRPRTPKPSPQLRNSDEG
- a CDS encoding pitrilysin family protein; translated protein: MTSILVPSPRLNQPTIKTLANGLTIIAEQVPVDAVSLNVWLNVGSAVEANSINGMAHFLEHMVFKGTPQIGNGEFEQRIEAKGAVTNAATSQEYTHYYITCAPQDFAELAPLQLDVVLNPSIPDAAFERERHVVLEEIRRSEDNPRRRTYFRAIETGFERLPYRRPVLGPSEVIENLQAQQMRDFHGFWYQPQRMTAAVAGNLEGDRLIDLVAEAFDRLHQPQTTPSVPIFDNHAPEAPFETIVRRHYEDDGLQQARLVMMWRVPGLTDLEETYALDILATVLGQGKVSRLVQDLREQRGLVTQISVSNFTQKQQGIFYISAQLPAENIPAVEAAIIEQIQTIRDASILPNELERVKTQVANRFIFGNERPSDRTNLYGYYYSLLRDLEPALTYPELLQNITLETIQKSVQNYLNPEAYGIVTLTPATSD
- a CDS encoding beta-ketoacyl-ACP synthase 3 yields the protein MKFDGAGIAITGSGSATPKAVIHNEDLSQLVETSDEWIRTRTGIANRHLLPEDSSLSELAAAAAKKAIAAAHLHPEEIDLIILATSTPDDLFGSAGKVQQLIGAKNSTAFDLTAACSGFVFGLVTAAQYIRTGTFQKVVVIGADVLSRWVDWGDRTTCVLFGDGAGAVVCQSSPQDQLLGFEMYSDGSQNECLNLAYEGHPKYLIHDVSIQKGGYQAITMNGREVYRFAVAKVPEVIEKTLFRADLTTDDIDWLILHQANQRIIDAVAKRLKLPSEKVIANLQEYGNTSAASIPIALDEAVRTGKIKPGQTVATSGFGAGLSWGSAIFKWGLPH
- the rsgA gene encoding ribosome small subunit-dependent GTPase A, giving the protein MMSDLNCFGYSDWFKSRVDEVMIAAHDIARVVAVHKDSYTITKGGAEIFAELSGNLLYRVESSQDLPTTGDWVYADFFDNDTHAIIYGIFPRKTLLQRKTAGKTVDFQLIAANIDVAFIIQSLNENFNLRRLERYLVMINESGIEPIILLSKCDLIPKDKILEIKQKVLAIAPHNLVLEFSNLNQENIDQVISLLKSEWSYCLLGSSGVGKTTLLNRIIGSEKYETQSVSKIQSKGRHTTTSRQLVRLKNGAMIIDTPGMRELGSISIDEGLDETFSEIIELSKNCKFSNCSHTNEKGCAVLAAIEVDDLSEKRYQNYLKMKKESTFNEMSYLEKRKKDRQFGKMVKSIMKNKQR
- the plsX gene encoding phosphate acyltransferase PlsX: MSSTRAKIAVDAMGGDYAPDEIVAGAIRAVEELNVEVFLVGDPVRIQKYLDEHSSPATQFLHVVEAEGVVEMCEEPLVAIRRKPKASINVSMQLVRKKQADAVVSAGHSGAAMAAALLKLGRIKGIDRPAIGAVFPTLDPERSVIVLDVGANVDSRPKYLEQFALMGTIYSKYVLGNKEPQVGLLNIGEEASKGNELALKTHELLSGNPAIPFKGNAEGRDVLSGEFDVVVCDGFTGNILLKFAESVGSVLLQILKEELPRGLRGKLGAAVLTPNLKRIKQRIDHAEHGGALLFGVAGVCIISHGSSKAPSIFNAIRLAKEAIDNQVIQRIQNYTEEHQALLEQTNSTATPLSEVASSAMIEKSE
- a CDS encoding phosphatase PAP2 family protein, producing the protein MVTHLGGEAIYILLLSLYYWLLDPRRGRLLTLILTLSVISNIVLKNAFALPRPYVVNPAVITPEAFHTEGSFSFPSGHAQGITTFWGAIAWLHQKVWLWGVAIGIIVLVCLSRLYLGVHFPVDVAAGMLLGIFWISIGLWLNGMITLPDYHWWQKIGFWGLGGLVAIALPGLADLLGIFCGFFVLPSITFTPPQGYREKFMLGFGGLVILILSYLLLKGASLRLPPSGLVNYGRYLAIALIVTEGIPRLWQRLHPVR